DNA from Corynebacterium aurimucosum ATCC 700975:
AAACGCGCTTGTTCAACGTCGCTGTCTGGGATCCAGAAGCAGAACCGCTCTGTGTCATTTATGAAATCAGCTGCTCCGGTGTATCGTTTGATCCACCTTCTGGATGCGTGATCATTCGCCAACAATTTTTGGCGCTCATCTGCTTCGAGTATTAGGTGGCCGCCATCCTTTGGCATTGAGCCTAGGGTCATTCGGGGTAACCAGGTAGTGATGGGGGTGGTTCTCCGTCGCACAAAGACATCGGGTGCGTCACTTAGGTATCCATTCAGGTTAGATACTTGTTTTCGTATACCGTCGGTAAACAGAAATTTTGATTTCTTTTGTACTCTTCGCATTCCCAAAACGATTACAGTGACTCCTGCATTTTGCCTTGCATTATTTGCCCATTTGAAGGAGGAGTGTCCAAATCCGATTTCAACTCCTGCAGTTGTGAAGTATGGGAACATTAGTCCGACGTGCTCGCCTTGTACTACCGAGTTAGTGGATACGAATGCGAGCTCTGCGTCCGTGCCAGAGATGTAATCCGCTCCCTTGACAAACCATAAAGCTATGTAGTCGAGGTCTTTGGAGTACTTTCTTTCGCCAAAAACGTAAGGATAATCGGCTTTCAACTCGGCTGGTTGTGATTTTCCACCCTTATAAGGTGGATTACCAATCAAGTAAATCTCATCTGTCCCGTTGTTCGGGCACACCTCGTTCCAGTCAATGCGGGTGGCGTTACCGGCGTGGATTTGTCCGGTTTCCTTGAGGGGGATGAGGGGGATAGAGAGGGCCTGACCCCCGGAAGGTAGACACGTCGGGGGTTAGCTATGCTGCTTGGGTCAGTGTAGCTGATGTGAGTTCTTCGAAGTCATCGGGGGCTAGAAGGTTGCACCAGGAGTGTCGTCTGCGCGTGTTGTAGCGCATGCACCATCGGAAGACTTCTTGGCGGCAGATGATGGGATTGTCAAAGACTTTCCGATCACGCAGAACTTCACGCTTTAGGGTGGCGTTAAATGATTCTGCCAGGGCATTATCGGCACTCGTTCCCACTGCTCCCATGGATTGGCGAACACCAAGTACAGCGCAGTGCTCTCTAAATGCTTGTGAGGTGTACACACTGCCGTGATCGGAATGGAAAATTGCCCCTTTAAGGCTTCCGCGGACTTTTCTGGCATGAGATAAAGCTTCGATAACCAGCGATACCCGCATGTGGTCAGCGAGTGCATGGCCGACGAGCTTGCGTGAGTAAACGTCAATGACCGTGGCTAGGTACATGTTCTTGCCGCCCTTACACGGCAGGTAGGTGATATCGCCTACGTAGACGTGGTTTGGCCTGTCAGCTGTGAATTTGCGGCCTATTAAATCTGGCATGACTCGACGGCCAGGCTTGCGCCTGGTGGTGATGCATCGACGCCGTTTAGTAAAGCCTTTTAGCCCCATGGATTTCATGATGCGTGCGACCTTCTTGTGATTGATCGGAGGAAAGTCCGTATCGTCGTTGAGGCTTGCAGCGATGCGTTTAGCACCATAAAGCCCGTGCTCATTATCGAAGATGGTCTTGATTCTCGCACCAATAAGGGCATCGGAACACGTCTTTAACCTGCGTTTTTCGCGGGTGTTGACCCATTTGTAGAACGAGGAGCGATTGAGCTTTAACACGTGGCACATCCGCTTGACCGAGTATTCGGTTCGGTGGTCATCGACAAACTGGAAGCGGATTACCAGCGTGTCTCTTCGGCAAAATATTTCGCGGCCTTGCGCAGGATGTCGCGTTCTTCGCGCAGCTTTGCGTTTTCTTTTTCTAGCTGGCGGATCCGCTCAGAATCGGTTGTCGCCTGAGTCTTGTCACGCATGGTCTTCGTGCGGGCACGTTTGCCGGTGCCGTACTGCTTGATCCAGGAATAAAGTGAGGAGCGATTGACTCCAAGCTCTGCTGAAGCCGCGTGAAGTGAGAGGTCCTCATTGTTTTCGTAGAGGGCCACAGCATCACGTTTGAACTGTTCGGAGTACCTAGGCATGGTGGTAGATTACCTTTCTTCCCAACCCAACTGGGCTGGATATCAGGTGTCTACCAAACAGGGGTCAGGTCCAGATGCCGAACTGCTCTTGGAACTCGCGGTTCATTTGGTGTTTGGCAATCCACATGGAGAGGATGGCTACTTCGACAGCGAAGTCATCGATTTCGATGCCATAGAAGTTCTCAATGTTGATGCGGGATTCATTGAACAGGGCGTGGTTGGAACCGAGTTCGCTTTGGCGTTGCAGAATGGCGTGCTCGAGGCGGCGTAGTTCTTTGTACGCAATGACGAGGAAGTTGCCGGAGCCACAGGCCGGGTCGAAAACCCTGATGCGAGCGATGCGGTCGAGCAGCTTGTCCAGCTTCTTGGTGCTGTCGTAGGCCTTGTCGAATTCCTCCTTGAGCTCGTCCATGAAGAGGGGTTCGATGGTCTTCAAGATGTTCGGCACAGACGTGTAGTGCTGGCCCAGGTTGGAACGCTTACCAGGGGCCACGACTGCCTGGAACATGGAGCCGAAGATGTCCGGGTTGATGTTCAGCCAGATCTGACGGCCCAGACCAATGAGCATCTCACGGGCCTTGGGGGAGAAGCGTGGGACTGTTAGATGGGCGTCCGCGCGGAAAAGGCGGCCGTTGACGTAAGGGAAGTCAGCTAAGTGGCCGGGCTTTTTCTTCGGGTCGGCTTCATCCAAAGCGGCGAAAAGATCGCGAATGAAGTCGGCCGTGTCCGAACCATCTTCCAGCGTGTGGGAGCCCACTGCGTTGGTGAATTGGTTCTCCCCGAAGATGCCGGTGTCCTCGGCGAAGTAGCAGAATAAAAGGCGGGTAAAGAAGACATTGAGCCCGTGGCGTTGCTCGGTGTCCTCCATGAGGCCGGGGTTGGCGGAGGCGAGCTCGTCGAAAAGCTGGCCCATTTTTTCTGCGGCCTTGACGTCCGCGTGGGACTCCGCCGTGTACTGGGCCTTCTCCATGCCCGCCCATGGGAGGAAGAACGTGAAGTGCTGGTCAATATCGCGCAGGGGGAAAGCACGGTTCTCCGTGGTCTTGAGATCGTAAGCGATCATCTTCGTGTAGTCGGAGACAATGACGAAGCGAGTGGCGAACTTCACCACCGTAGGGGAGACGCGCAGTCGTTCCAGTTCTTCAAGCAGATCGCCTGTCGTTTCGCGGAAGTAAATGACATTCTTCTGAGCTACTTCGTGTGCCGGATCATCAGCGATGTTGAGAGAGCCATTACGGAGGCGCGTGATG
Protein-coding regions in this window:
- a CDS encoding IS3 family transposase (programmed frameshift), translated to MPRYSEQFKRDAVALYENNEDLSLHAASAELGVNRSSLYSWIKQYGTGKRARTKTMRDKTQATTDSERIRQLEKENAKLREERDILRKAAKYFAGRDTLVIRFQFVDDHRTEYSVKRMCHVLKLNRSSFYKWVNTREKRRLKTCSDALIGARIKTIFDNEHGLYGAKRIAASLNDDTDFPPINHKKVARIMKSMGLKGFTKRRRCITTRRKPGRRVMPDLIGRKFTADRPNHVYVGDITYLPCKGGKNMYLATVIDVYSRKLVGHALADHMRVSLVIEALSHARKVRGSLKGAIFHSDHGSVYTSQAFREHCAVLGVRQSMGAVGTSADNALAESFNATLKREVLRDRKVFDNPIICRQEVFRWCMRYNTRRRHSWCNLLAPDDFEELTSATLTQAA
- a CDS encoding type IIL restriction-modification enzyme MmeI, whose amino-acid sequence is MPLIPLKETGQIHAGNATRIDWNEVCPNNGTDEIYLIGNPPYKGGKSQPAELKADYPYVFGERKYSKDLDYIALWFVKGADYISGTDAELAFVSTNSVVQGEHVGLMFPYFTTAGVEIGFGHSSFKWANNARQNAGVTVIVLGMRRVQKKSKFLFTDGIRKQVSNLNGYLSDAPDVFVRRRTTPITTWLPRMTLGSMPKDGGHLILEADERQKLLANDHASRRWIKRYTGAADFINDTERFCFWIPDSDVEQARLNKLIAQHLDAVSNWRLKSSAQSTRDYAQFPNRFKQMAYKNTDSIIVPRVSAERRQYIPIGYLGPETVIADSANAVYDAKPWLFGLLTSKMHIAWAGAVGGKLKTDYRYGAYLVYNNFPVPELSDPQKQRLTELALRVLDVREYHCDKTLAQLYDPDLMPENLRQAHHEIDMYVDSLYSKRAYETDEERLSDLFAMYEDMVAAEEAAKPKKKTRKQKK